The following proteins are co-located in the Apium graveolens cultivar Ventura chromosome 5, ASM990537v1, whole genome shotgun sequence genome:
- the LOC141659592 gene encoding protein LURP-one-related 7: protein MMGDTEMQIKQWDLQAEDKIPIDYFVTKQKKNKQGSVKFSKRKLRLVDASGTLVFTTSSGPVKSTRLLLDASGTLLFSLHRINSGSWQGFMRDANGVEELIFRSERIQDAFNRTELDVFLVCDNCEQSSPELKIKGSPFNRACTIYKGNSIVAQTSLMHKLWEAYVPRNKFRLTIFPGLVNRALVVALIVIYFDGRKIWL, encoded by the exons ATGATGGGCGATACAGAAATGCAAATAAAGCAGTGGGATTTACAAGCGGAAGATAAAATACCGATTGATTATTTCGTGACCAAACAAAAAAAGAACAAACAAGGTTCAGTTAAGTTTAGTAAACGCAAGCTGAGATTAGTAGATGCTTCTGGAACTCTTGTCTTTACGACGTCGTCTGGGCCTGTTAAATCCACACGCTTGCTTCTAGATGCTTCTGGAACTCTCCTCTTCTCTCTTCATCGTATTAAC AGTGGATCTTGGCAGGGGTTTATGAGGGATGCTAATGGGGTGGAGGAATTGATTTTCAGATCAGAGAGAATTCAGGATGCATTCAATAGAACAGAGCTTGACGTATTTTTAGTTTGTGACAACTGTGAACAATCAAGCCCTGAACTCAAGATTAAAGGGAGCCCCTTCAACCGAGCATGCACTATTTACAAGGGCAATTCCATAGTTGCGCAG ACTAGCCTTATGCACAAGCTCTGGGAGGCATACGTTCCGAGGAATAAATTCCGACTGACAATATTTCCTGGATTAGTTAATCGTGCTTTGGTTGTGGCTTTAATTGTAATATATTTTGATGGACGCAAGATTTGGTTATGA